A part of Aegilops tauschii subsp. strangulata cultivar AL8/78 chromosome 2, Aet v6.0, whole genome shotgun sequence genomic DNA contains:
- the LOC109744481 gene encoding cytochrome P450 77A4 yields MSMQQQQQQPALANLLGAMPAASMISLAFTAAVATAALFVAVAVARYNRKYRGLRLPPGPPGWPIVGNLFQVAFSGKLFIHYIRDLRREYGPILTLRMGVRTLVVISSAELVHEALVEKGAEFASRPAENTTRNIFSSNKFTVNSAVYGAEWRSLRRNMVSGMLSTSRLREFRPARLRAMDRFVARMRAEAAASADGASVWVLRNARFAVFCILLDMTFGLLDLDEEHIVHIDAVLKRVLLAVGVRMDDYLPFLRPFFWRKQLRALAVRREQVDTLLPLINRRRAILRDMQSSPPDPNVAAPFSYLDSLLDLHIEGREGADDELVTLCAELINGGTDTTATAIEWAMARVVDNPSIQARLHEEIMQQVGDARPIDDKDIESMPYLQAFVKELLRKHPPTYFSLTHAAVKPGSKLAGYDVPTDANLDIFLPTISEDPKLWDRPTEFDPDRFLTGGETADMTGSAGIRMIPFGAGRRICPGLAMGTTHIALMVARMLQEFEWRAHPSQPAVDFKDKVEFTVVMNQPLLATVKPRKMSL; encoded by the coding sequence ATGTCCatgcaacaacaacagcaacaaccgGCGCTTGCCAACCTTCTCGGCGCAATGCCTGCGGCCTCCATGATCAGCCTCGCCTTCACGGCCGCCGTGGCTACCGCGGCCTTATTCGTGGCCGTCGCTGTGGCGAGGTACAACCGCAAGTACCGGGGGCTGAGGCTCCCACCCGGCCCGCCCGGGTGGCCCATCGTCGGGAACCTCTTCCAGGTCGCCTTCTCCGGGAAGCTCTTCATCCACTACATCCGCGACCTCCGGCGTGAGTACGGGCCCATCCTGACGCTGCGGATGGGGGTGCGCACGCTCGTCGTCATCAGCAGCGCCGAGCTCGTGCACGAGGCGCTCGTCGAGAAGGGCGCGGAGTTCGCCAGCCGCCCCGCCGAGAACACCACGCGCAACATCTTCTCctccaacaagttcaccgtcaaCTCCGCCGTGTACGGCGCCGAGTGGCGGTCGCTTCGTCGGAACATGGTGTCCGGGATGCTGAGCACGTCGCGCCTCCGGGAGTTCCGCCCGGCGAGGCTTCGAGCCATGGATCGGTTCGTGGCGCGGATGCGCGCCGAGGCCGCGGCGTCCGCCGACGGGGCCTCCGTGTGGGTGCTCCGCAACGCGCGCTTCGCGGTCTTCTGCATCCTGCTCGATATGACCTTCGGCCTGCTCGACCTGGACGAGGAGCACATCGTGCACATCGACGCCGTCTTGAAGCGCGTGCTGCTCGCCGTCGGCGTGCGCATGGACGACTACCTCCCGTTCCTCCGCCCCTTCTTCTGGCGGAAGCAGCTCCGGGCGCTCGCCGTTCGCCGCGAGCAGGTCGACACGCTCCTCCCACTCATCAACCGCCGCCGCGCCATCCTCCGCGACATGCAGAGCTCGCCGCCAGATCCCAACGTCGCTGCGCCCTTCTCTTACCTCGACTCGCTGCTCGACCTCCATATCGAGGGCCGCGAAGGCGCAGACGACGAGCTGGTCACGCTGTGCGCGGAGCTGATCAACGGCGGCACCGACACCACGGCCACTGCCATTGAGTGGGCCATGGCGCGCGTCGTGGACAACCCGTCCATCCAGGCCCGGCTCCACGAGGAGATCATGCAGCAAGTCGGCGACGCCCGGCCAATCGACGACAAGGACATCGAAAGCATGCCGTACCTCCAGGCCTTCGTCAAGGAGCTCCTCCGGAAGCACCCGCCCACGTACTTTTCGCTCACCCACGCCGCCGTCAAGCCTGGGAGCAAGCTCGCCGGCTACGACGTGCCCACGGACGCGAACCTGGACATCTTCCTCCCGACCATCTCGGAGGACCCCAAGCTGTGGGACCGGCCGACGGAGTTCGACCCGGACAGGTTCCTAACCGGCGGCGAGACCGCGGACATGACAGGGTCCGCGGGCATCCGGATGATACCGttcggggcggggcggcggatcTGCCCGGGCTTGGCCATGGGGACGACGCACATCGCGCTGATGGTGGCGCGGATGCTGCAGGAGTTCGAGTGGCGCGCGCACCCGTCGCAGCCGGCGGTGGACTTCAAGGATAAGGTGGAGTTCACGGTGGTGATGAACCAGCCGCTGCTGGCCACGGTGAAGCCCCGGAAGATGTCGCTCTGA